One segment of Rhodopirellula baltica SH 1 DNA contains the following:
- a CDS encoding glycerol-3-phosphate dehydrogenase/oxidase, giving the protein MQRQRSLTKLKERSEPWDIVIIGGGATGVGIAMDAASRGLDCLLLEQADFGKGTSSRSTKLVHGGVRYLQQGNITLVRDALKERTLLRNNAPQLVHDMPFLIPCQSRWERMYYAIGLKVYDFLATGNRFGRSHAINQKESLERVPTIKTEKANGGVIYHDGQFDDTRLLISMARTADEQGACLLNYFAVTDLSKDARGDIDGVVAEDRETGETHSIMARRVINAAGPFCDAVRMMDEPAAEKMLAASQGVHIVLPRRFFPGDIAMIVPKTSDGRVLFIIPWHNHAVVGTTDTAIENVSLEPKPQAGEIEFLLETAKEYLVEAPTRSDVLSVFTGIRPLVKGDKSSRTASLSRDHTIRLSDSGLITITGGKWTTVRKMAEDCVDRALASTKNSANPLKANACRTETLHLHGYDPNSGSTNTVAGSGRGHYGSDLSEIESLEREHVEWASPLHHELSITGAEVIWATRYEMARTVEDVLARRTRCLFLNSAAAIAISETVARLMASESDRDEAWISAQVASFAKLSEAYRIG; this is encoded by the coding sequence ATGCAACGTCAACGATCACTGACGAAACTCAAAGAACGTTCCGAACCTTGGGACATCGTCATCATTGGTGGCGGTGCGACCGGCGTCGGAATCGCGATGGATGCCGCCAGTCGCGGACTGGACTGCTTGTTGCTCGAACAAGCTGACTTCGGAAAGGGAACGTCCAGTCGTAGCACCAAGCTGGTTCACGGTGGTGTTCGGTATCTTCAGCAAGGCAACATCACCTTGGTGCGAGATGCATTGAAGGAACGCACGTTGCTTCGCAATAACGCGCCGCAATTGGTTCATGACATGCCGTTCCTGATTCCCTGTCAATCTCGATGGGAACGGATGTACTACGCGATTGGTTTGAAGGTCTACGACTTTTTGGCGACCGGAAATCGATTCGGACGATCTCACGCAATCAATCAGAAGGAGTCGCTTGAGAGAGTCCCTACGATCAAAACCGAAAAGGCCAACGGCGGAGTCATTTATCACGATGGGCAATTCGATGACACACGGTTGTTGATCAGTATGGCAAGAACCGCGGATGAACAGGGGGCTTGTTTGCTGAACTACTTCGCCGTCACCGATTTGTCGAAGGATGCCCGCGGCGATATCGATGGCGTCGTGGCAGAAGACCGTGAGACGGGCGAAACGCATTCCATCATGGCTCGGCGAGTCATCAATGCCGCCGGTCCATTCTGCGATGCGGTCCGTATGATGGATGAACCCGCTGCTGAGAAAATGCTGGCGGCCAGCCAAGGCGTGCACATTGTCTTGCCAAGGCGATTCTTTCCTGGCGACATTGCGATGATCGTTCCTAAAACATCCGATGGACGTGTCTTGTTCATCATTCCGTGGCACAACCACGCTGTCGTTGGAACGACCGACACCGCCATCGAGAACGTTTCTTTAGAACCAAAACCGCAAGCCGGTGAAATTGAGTTTCTACTCGAAACGGCAAAGGAGTACTTGGTGGAGGCTCCAACCCGGTCGGACGTTCTCAGCGTTTTCACGGGGATTCGACCTCTCGTCAAAGGAGACAAATCGTCTCGGACGGCTTCGCTTTCTCGTGATCATACCATTCGTCTATCTGACTCTGGATTGATCACGATTACCGGAGGCAAGTGGACGACGGTTCGCAAAATGGCGGAGGATTGCGTGGATCGCGCGCTCGCTTCGACTAAGAATTCCGCAAATCCATTGAAGGCCAACGCCTGCCGAACGGAGACACTGCATCTGCACGGCTACGATCCAAATTCCGGTTCCACCAACACCGTCGCAGGATCGGGACGAGGGCACTATGGATCGGATTTGTCCGAGATCGAAAGTCTCGAGCGTGAACACGTGGAGTGGGCATCACCTTTGCACCATGAGCTCTCAATCACCGGTGCCGAAGTGATCTGGGCGACCCGCTATGAAATGGCAAGGACCGTCGAAGATGTGCTTGCGAGACGAACTCGTTGCCTGTTTTTGAATTCGGCTGCTGCGATCGCAATCTCCGAGACCGTGGCAAGGCTGATGGCTTCCGAATCGGATCGCGACGAAGCTTGGATCAGTGCCCAAGTTGCATCCTTCGCGAAACTTTCCGAAGCGTACCGAATCGGGTGA
- a CDS encoding DUF1593 domain-containing protein, with amino-acid sequence MDVSTRIKLLATCVTFACCIVAIVPTVFAQRPRLAVLTDIGGDPDDQQSMIRLLVYSNEFEIEALIASASGTRGELKESVTRPDLIHELIDAYETVLPNLKQHAEGWPQPEALRSVVVSGNPHRERPHIGQGHDTDGSRLLIQRIDAGTPKSPLCITLWGGQTDLAQALYSVKSERDAEGFAEFLSKFRVYDIADQDGIADWMGQEFPGMNYVLSAARPKSDKRIANFRGMYLTGDVSTTSREWIDSNVRQMGPLGSLYPMKTWTAPNPQGCLKEGDTPSWFFFLPHGGNDPNDPTQPGWGGVFEKQANGWYRDRAASSSYDPRTSVSRWRPEFQADFAKRMRWCLPSDE; translated from the coding sequence ATGGATGTGTCGACTCGAATCAAACTTCTCGCGACCTGTGTGACATTTGCATGTTGCATCGTCGCTATCGTCCCAACTGTTTTCGCTCAGCGACCTCGTTTGGCCGTGCTGACAGATATCGGAGGCGACCCGGACGATCAGCAATCGATGATCCGTTTGCTGGTCTATTCCAACGAGTTCGAAATCGAGGCTCTGATAGCGAGCGCATCAGGAACTCGCGGTGAGTTGAAAGAGTCCGTGACTCGGCCCGACCTGATTCACGAGCTCATCGACGCATACGAAACCGTTCTTCCAAATCTGAAACAGCACGCCGAAGGGTGGCCACAACCGGAAGCACTTCGCAGCGTCGTTGTGTCAGGCAATCCGCATCGCGAACGGCCACATATAGGCCAGGGGCATGACACGGACGGATCGCGATTGTTGATTCAACGCATTGACGCTGGTACCCCAAAGTCTCCGCTTTGCATCACATTGTGGGGTGGGCAAACGGACTTGGCTCAAGCCTTGTATAGCGTAAAATCAGAACGTGACGCGGAGGGCTTTGCCGAATTCTTGAGCAAGTTTCGTGTCTATGACATTGCTGACCAAGACGGAATCGCAGACTGGATGGGTCAGGAGTTTCCTGGGATGAACTATGTTCTGTCCGCCGCCAGGCCAAAGAGCGATAAACGCATCGCGAATTTTCGCGGTATGTATCTGACAGGAGACGTCAGTACGACCAGTCGCGAATGGATTGATTCCAACGTTCGGCAGATGGGGCCGCTGGGATCGCTTTATCCCATGAAGACATGGACCGCGCCCAATCCTCAAGGATGTTTGAAGGAAGGCGACACGCCCTCGTGGTTCTTCTTCCTGCCGCACGGAGGCAACGATCCAAACGATCCAACTCAACCAGGTTGGGGCGGCGTGTTCGAAAAACAAGCCAACGGTTGGTATCGCGACCGCGCTGCTTCGTCATCTTACGATCCGCGAACGTCCGTTAGTCGTTGGCGACCTGAGTTCCAAGCGGACTTCGCCAAACGAATGCGTTGGTGTTTACCATCAGACGAGTGA
- a CDS encoding isocitrate/isopropylmalate dehydrogenase family protein, protein MPQSFHLVILGGDGIGPEVCDQSVRLLEIMQPHLDGVEFQLDRHSVGVGEYQRSGEALPQSAYDACLASDAVLLGAMGLPNVRYPNGKEIAPQLDLRERLQLYGGVRPIRLYHEADTPLKGHGPGEIDFVLVRESTEGLFYGRDAIADLEADEATNLLRITRSASERVCRLAFETARRRDGKKTVTLIDKANVLSSMVYFRHVFDEVAKEFLDIKAEHVYVDAAALFLVRRPQDFDVMVTENMFGDILSDLAAGLVGGMGMAPSGDIGDDAAVFQPSHGSAPDIAGQSIANPIAMHLSTAMMLEWLDHPETRRAADALNAAIADVLSDPTQRTADMGGNLSTVEITDKIAERLSKRLQGETTAV, encoded by the coding sequence ATGCCCCAATCCTTTCATCTCGTCATCTTAGGTGGCGATGGTATCGGCCCCGAAGTTTGTGACCAATCGGTTCGTCTGCTGGAGATCATGCAGCCGCACTTGGATGGTGTCGAGTTCCAGCTTGATCGTCATAGCGTCGGTGTTGGTGAGTATCAACGGTCCGGCGAAGCGTTGCCGCAGTCCGCCTACGATGCTTGCTTGGCCTCCGACGCGGTTCTGCTAGGTGCGATGGGGCTGCCAAACGTTCGTTATCCCAACGGCAAAGAGATTGCACCGCAACTCGACCTTCGTGAAAGACTGCAGTTGTACGGGGGAGTTCGCCCGATCCGTCTTTATCACGAAGCGGACACGCCACTGAAGGGCCACGGCCCTGGCGAGATCGACTTCGTGCTCGTTCGCGAAAGCACCGAAGGGCTGTTCTACGGTCGCGATGCGATTGCCGATTTGGAAGCCGATGAAGCGACCAACTTGTTGCGGATCACTCGTTCGGCATCCGAGCGAGTTTGCCGATTGGCGTTCGAGACCGCACGTCGCCGAGATGGAAAGAAGACCGTCACATTGATCGACAAAGCCAACGTGCTTTCGTCGATGGTTTATTTTCGGCATGTGTTCGACGAAGTCGCCAAAGAGTTCCTCGACATCAAAGCCGAACACGTCTATGTCGATGCCGCAGCGTTGTTCTTGGTCCGCCGTCCGCAAGACTTTGACGTGATGGTCACGGAGAACATGTTCGGCGACATCCTGTCTGATCTGGCAGCCGGATTGGTTGGTGGGATGGGGATGGCACCATCTGGCGATATTGGTGACGACGCCGCGGTGTTTCAACCTTCACATGGATCAGCGCCTGATATCGCCGGTCAATCCATCGCCAATCCAATCGCGATGCACCTATCAACCGCGATGATGCTGGAATGGTTGGACCATCCCGAAACACGACGTGCCGCCGATGCACTCAACGCCGCGATCGCTGACGTACTGTCGGATCCAACACAGCGCACCGCTGACATGGGCGGCAATCTGTCGACCGTTGAGATCACAGACAAGATCGCAGAACGGTTGAGTAAACGACTGCAAGGTGAAACCACCGCTGTTTGA
- a CDS encoding MFS transporter — protein sequence MPTRFFLILGAFLLSVLMWVDRACISAAKEDMATDLGFSDQQMGWVMSSFALGYALFQVPSGKLADRFGPRRVMAVVCLIWSAFTVLTGVVRGLSAMIGLRFLFGMGEAGGYPTLARAFTSWLPMNERGITNSISFSGGRLGAALAMPGVVWLIGALGGWQQTFWFFGAMGILFAVVWFLLFRDLPEDHFAVSEAEAAHIIQSRSPKRAGTTSDVAEAPIKFVQMLQSTNMLMLMVQYVAHNFTFFFTVSWFFPYLKEQYSLTSQQTGLYAAAPLLFGVVGNWLAGFTVDRLYSKGHWKLSRRLPAAIGFALGAIGMSLCVNMTTPTSAVICMCIAIFGSDMILSPSWSTCMDIGGKSAGAVSGAMNMVGNLGAFATSLSFPYLVAYFDAHEPFFYSAAALNIVAIFMWFRISPDRSIAEELNAASPATGATA from the coding sequence ATGCCCACACGCTTCTTCCTAATACTCGGCGCGTTCTTGCTGTCCGTGCTGATGTGGGTGGATCGAGCTTGTATTTCGGCTGCCAAAGAAGACATGGCGACCGACCTTGGGTTTTCCGACCAGCAAATGGGCTGGGTCATGTCCTCCTTCGCCCTTGGCTACGCCCTGTTCCAGGTGCCCAGTGGAAAGCTGGCTGATCGATTTGGACCGCGGCGCGTGATGGCGGTGGTGTGTTTGATTTGGTCCGCCTTCACCGTCCTGACCGGAGTCGTCCGAGGATTGTCCGCCATGATCGGTTTGCGATTTTTGTTTGGAATGGGCGAAGCGGGTGGTTATCCGACACTCGCACGTGCATTCACGTCATGGTTGCCAATGAATGAACGTGGAATCACCAACTCGATCAGCTTCTCCGGTGGGCGATTGGGTGCTGCACTCGCCATGCCCGGCGTGGTTTGGTTGATTGGTGCTTTGGGTGGATGGCAACAAACGTTTTGGTTCTTCGGTGCGATGGGAATCCTTTTCGCGGTGGTTTGGTTCCTGCTATTTCGTGATCTGCCCGAAGATCACTTTGCCGTTTCCGAAGCCGAAGCTGCGCACATTATCCAATCGCGATCGCCAAAGCGAGCTGGAACAACCAGTGACGTCGCAGAAGCACCCATCAAGTTTGTGCAAATGTTGCAGTCAACGAACATGTTGATGCTGATGGTTCAGTACGTGGCACACAACTTCACATTTTTCTTCACCGTCAGTTGGTTTTTTCCGTACCTGAAGGAACAGTACTCGTTGACCAGCCAACAAACCGGTCTTTATGCCGCGGCCCCATTGCTGTTTGGCGTCGTGGGAAACTGGCTGGCCGGCTTCACGGTGGATCGGCTCTACAGCAAAGGACATTGGAAGCTCTCCCGGCGTCTGCCAGCCGCAATTGGATTTGCACTCGGGGCGATTGGAATGAGTTTGTGCGTCAACATGACGACTCCCACATCAGCGGTCATCTGCATGTGCATCGCAATCTTTGGAAGTGACATGATCCTCAGTCCGTCCTGGTCGACTTGCATGGACATCGGTGGAAAGAGTGCCGGTGCGGTCAGCGGTGCGATGAACATGGTGGGCAACCTGGGTGCCTTCGCGACATCTCTATCGTTCCCATACTTGGTGGCCTACTTCGATGCACACGAACCGTTCTTTTATTCGGCGGCTGCATTGAACATTGTGGCAATCTTCATGTGGTTTCGGATCTCGCCGGACCGCTCCATCGCGGAGGAACTTAATGCGGCTTCCCCAGCAACGGGAGCGACGGCATGA
- a CDS encoding Gfo/Idh/MocA family protein, translating into MSSQPDGRTYRGAVIGAGYFSQFHYDAWKRMPDVEIVSCCDVDMEKANDVAQTHGVKSVYSDYRQMLDQHQVDFVDIITRPDTHLELVDEISQRGIAIICQKPLAPTVQEAREMVSLVEERGIRFMVHENFRFQPWYREMKRLMEDGVIGDRLHSLSFRNRAGDGHGPEAYLARQPYFQTMEKFLIFEAGIHTIDTFRYLGGEIEQTWCWHRKLNPVIAGEDTAVGVFRFEGGAMGLYDANRFNESTSKNPRYTFGEVLLEGDGGSIRLYDDARLTIQSLGETERDHAYSPTQHGFSGDCVFATQRHFIDNLATGETFETDGPNYLKSLAVQEAMYASSESGCWESPRV; encoded by the coding sequence ATGAGTTCACAACCCGATGGACGAACCTACCGAGGCGCCGTGATTGGAGCCGGCTACTTCAGCCAGTTTCACTATGACGCCTGGAAAAGAATGCCGGATGTTGAGATCGTTTCTTGTTGCGACGTCGACATGGAAAAAGCGAACGATGTGGCTCAAACACACGGTGTGAAGTCCGTCTACTCGGACTACCGACAGATGCTCGACCAACATCAAGTCGACTTCGTAGACATCATCACGCGTCCAGATACGCATCTGGAATTAGTCGACGAAATCTCGCAACGCGGAATCGCAATCATCTGTCAAAAGCCGTTGGCCCCCACGGTGCAGGAAGCTCGCGAAATGGTGTCGTTGGTGGAGGAACGCGGTATCCGCTTTATGGTGCACGAAAACTTTCGCTTTCAGCCTTGGTATCGCGAAATGAAACGGTTGATGGAAGATGGCGTGATTGGCGATCGTTTGCATTCGCTATCATTCCGTAACCGTGCGGGCGATGGGCACGGCCCCGAGGCATATCTTGCTCGCCAGCCATACTTCCAGACGATGGAAAAGTTCCTGATTTTCGAAGCTGGCATTCACACGATCGATACCTTCCGGTATCTCGGCGGCGAAATCGAACAAACCTGGTGCTGGCATCGCAAACTCAATCCAGTCATCGCGGGCGAAGACACCGCCGTTGGAGTGTTTCGTTTTGAGGGCGGAGCGATGGGGCTTTACGACGCGAACCGCTTCAATGAATCCACCTCAAAGAATCCTCGCTATACATTTGGCGAAGTTCTGCTGGAAGGTGACGGCGGCAGCATTCGATTGTATGACGATGCACGCCTGACGATTCAAAGTTTGGGGGAAACCGAACGCGATCATGCTTATTCTCCCACCCAACATGGTTTTTCCGGAGACTGTGTTTTCGCGACGCAGCGCCACTTCATTGACAATCTTGCGACCGGCGAAACATTCGAAACAGATGGCCCGAACTACTTGAAAAGTTTGGCGGTGCAGGAAGCCATGTATGCGTCCTCCGAGTCCGGATGCTGGGAGTCACCGCGGGTATGA
- a CDS encoding cyclase family protein: MLGVTAGMKVIDLTLRIEPGMRGFEWESKFTKAKDGWNASTLHLYSHCGTHMDAPLHFEASEQTIDQIPLQDCFGTAWIVDLAHLPPKTPIEIAHLGDLAETFPAGDALLFRTMWSQHVGDPAYYRDNFQPISPELARWMVERKVRLIGVEPPSVADVNNLPAVTEIHQILLGGNVIIVEGLTNLESLTEPKCLFGATPLKVAGGDGAPCRAFALLDCPIGS, encoded by the coding sequence ATGCTGGGAGTCACCGCGGGTATGAAAGTGATTGATTTAACGCTTCGTATCGAACCTGGTATGCGAGGCTTCGAATGGGAGAGCAAGTTCACCAAGGCCAAGGATGGTTGGAACGCGAGCACGCTGCACCTCTATTCGCATTGCGGCACACACATGGACGCTCCGCTGCATTTCGAAGCGAGCGAACAAACCATTGACCAGATTCCTCTGCAAGATTGTTTCGGAACAGCGTGGATTGTCGATCTAGCCCATTTGCCGCCGAAGACACCGATTGAGATCGCCCACCTTGGCGATCTAGCGGAAACCTTTCCAGCCGGCGATGCACTGTTGTTCCGGACAATGTGGAGCCAGCATGTTGGGGATCCAGCCTACTATCGAGACAACTTTCAGCCGATCAGTCCCGAGCTTGCACGCTGGATGGTTGAGCGAAAGGTTCGGTTGATTGGTGTGGAACCACCATCGGTCGCAGATGTCAACAATTTGCCCGCCGTCACCGAGATCCACCAGATTCTGCTCGGAGGCAACGTGATCATCGTTGAAGGGCTGACAAATTTGGAATCGCTTACAGAGCCAAAGTGTTTGTTTGGTGCCACTCCGCTCAAGGTTGCCGGTGGCGACGGCGCGCCATGTCGCGCGTTTGCTCTGTTGGATTGTCCGATCGGGTCCTGA
- a CDS encoding four-carbon acid sugar kinase family protein, translated as MTQTLSEALEGIAEERSESLLAQIRDNNDKSNRKIVVLDDDPTGTQTVYDTPVLTTWGVDELAAAFTSPGTLFYILTNSRSLTEPDAIKLANEIGANLNEAALRTKQKFVVVSRSDSTLRGHYPAEVTAIAAAVGTSDAVHVIAPFFLQGGRYTIGDIHYVAEDEQLVPAAETPFAQDAAFGFQNSDLKQWVIEKHDGNIDADQIASVSLNELRSSDLSSLTDRLANLSPGSVCIVNAACMRDMEAFVLAAQNAEQKGQTFVYRTAASFVQAFAGLEPRELLTPDEMVDGNTKTGLVVVGSYVPKTTQQLASLLENESNLKSVVLDVDKLLADDSESYLLEVTQLVNESLQSSNVVLSSSRKLVTGTDAASSLSIGNRVSDALVSVVRRLTKRPRFLIAKGGITSSDVATKGLQAKHAMVLGQILPGVPVWKMPADSHFPGIAYVVFPGNVGGTNALLEAFQKLKA; from the coding sequence ATGACCCAAACCCTCTCGGAAGCCCTCGAAGGCATCGCGGAAGAACGCTCGGAATCATTGCTTGCGCAGATCCGTGACAACAATGACAAATCGAATCGCAAGATCGTCGTATTGGACGATGATCCAACAGGGACGCAGACGGTCTACGACACGCCAGTTTTGACCACGTGGGGTGTCGACGAACTAGCCGCGGCATTCACCTCACCCGGGACCTTGTTTTACATCCTCACCAATTCTCGTTCATTGACCGAGCCTGATGCGATCAAGTTGGCAAACGAAATCGGAGCTAACCTGAACGAGGCCGCTCTGCGGACCAAGCAAAAGTTCGTGGTTGTTAGCCGCAGCGACTCGACCCTTCGCGGTCATTACCCGGCCGAAGTGACCGCGATTGCGGCCGCGGTCGGCACTTCCGACGCAGTTCATGTGATTGCCCCCTTCTTTTTGCAAGGAGGTCGCTACACGATCGGTGACATTCACTACGTCGCCGAGGATGAGCAATTGGTCCCCGCTGCGGAAACCCCGTTTGCTCAGGATGCGGCGTTCGGCTTCCAGAATAGCGATCTGAAACAATGGGTGATTGAAAAACACGACGGCAACATCGATGCCGACCAAATCGCTTCGGTTAGTTTGAATGAACTTCGCTCGTCCGATCTGTCGTCACTGACTGATCGGTTAGCCAATCTATCGCCGGGTTCCGTCTGCATTGTCAATGCGGCGTGCATGCGAGACATGGAAGCCTTTGTGCTCGCCGCTCAGAATGCTGAACAAAAGGGACAGACGTTTGTCTATCGTACGGCGGCAAGTTTCGTACAGGCCTTTGCGGGGTTGGAACCACGCGAATTGCTGACGCCTGATGAAATGGTCGATGGCAACACGAAGACCGGTCTGGTTGTCGTTGGATCCTACGTTCCCAAAACAACACAGCAACTCGCGTCGCTGCTCGAAAATGAATCCAACTTGAAGTCGGTTGTATTGGACGTTGACAAGCTACTTGCCGATGACAGCGAGTCGTATCTGTTGGAAGTGACCCAGTTGGTGAATGAATCGCTCCAATCATCCAACGTCGTCTTGTCATCCTCACGTAAATTGGTGACCGGCACCGATGCCGCGTCCAGTTTGTCGATCGGCAATCGCGTTTCGGACGCATTGGTTTCAGTGGTCAGAAGGCTCACCAAGCGTCCGCGGTTCTTGATCGCCAAGGGTGGTATCACCTCAAGCGACGTTGCAACCAAGGGTTTGCAGGCCAAGCACGCAATGGTGCTCGGTCAAATCCTTCCAGGTGTTCCGGTCTGGAAGATGCCGGCTGACAGTCATTTCCCGGGAATCGCGTACGTCGTTTTTCCCGGAAACGTTGGTGGCACAAACGCGTTGCTCGAAGCATTTCAAAAACTCAAAGCTTAA
- a CDS encoding VOC family protein — MSQPPLFKKLDHIAIVVRNTDEALSFYRDQLGLPVVIDEKIESGNVRLTHLDMGNLHLQLVQPLTDDHPLMDHLNQNGEGLHHLCFETKDVRETFAELPDRGMSPKNETPHDGVLGKKAGFIDPTKTRGVIWEMTGPQ; from the coding sequence GTGTCTCAGCCACCACTGTTTAAAAAACTTGATCACATCGCGATTGTGGTACGCAACACTGATGAAGCCCTTTCGTTCTACCGCGATCAGCTGGGACTTCCGGTCGTGATCGACGAAAAGATCGAATCAGGAAACGTTCGGCTAACACATTTGGACATGGGCAATCTGCATCTGCAATTGGTTCAGCCATTGACCGATGATCATCCGCTGATGGACCATCTGAATCAAAACGGTGAAGGACTTCACCATCTGTGTTTTGAGACCAAAGACGTTCGAGAAACCTTTGCCGAGCTACCAGATCGTGGCATGTCGCCCAAGAACGAGACGCCTCACGATGGTGTGCTCGGCAAGAAGGCCGGCTTCATTGATCCCACGAAAACGCGTGGCGTGATCTGGGAAATGACGGGGCCGCAGTAG